Part of the Lucilia cuprina isolate Lc7/37 chromosome 5, ASM2204524v1, whole genome shotgun sequence genome is shown below.
ctaaaatattgttataaaaatcatccaaTCCATCCATCGATTATAGAAacgattttaagaatttaatatttattattataaacatattaaattttgtataagataTACAGCAATTTTATTGTTCAATAATTAGTtattcttaatcggttaattgatataaattattcggtttattcgttatttgaatttggtaattttcatttatttgagagattaatcgtaaaaaattgatcgattaaccgatcgacgattaatcgtttgaataccctaccataatttgtaataaatttcataatttgtaatttttgaaacaaagaGACATCAACATGCTttgttaaatgaattaaaaagcaactgaataattttttattttttacgccCTTGTTAAGAGGTTCGTTTACGATCGTGTACATGtaaattgccgaaaatcttagCATTCAAAACAATACAGGAGCCGTACAATGGTTACATAGCATAAAGGCTGTTTGTACGTTAAAGTTCAAACTGATCACTCGTAGATTTCGAGATGCTTTTGCTATCATTAAGATGTTTTTGCCTAATTATATCAAACGCTACACAACTCTCAACGAGCGAGACGAGTAATATTTCGTTTCTAAATTATGCAAGTTGTGTGTGATTATTACTCATTTCTTCAAATCTACacataattgttttatattttgtacgTGTATTTTGATACTACGCAGTACTGTGAATTTAAGAACAAGTATACCCATGCAGATGTttaataaatagatcattaatgtacaattttagaatttaaatgaaatatattgtcattaagagaaattataataagtccttaagaaaaactttataattttgtaaataaatatacttttggttattacactgaaagaaaaaccTTCGTAAATACAAGGTTTTTTACGTTATATTAATGATTTTGTTCTTGAAATCAGTCCAATGACCGGTGTCATTGCATTAAcgaaaaatgtttcattaatctcaaaattttcgtaaatataatgaaataatgtCATTAATACAGAATACNNNNNNNNNNNNNNNNNNNNNNNNNNNNNNNNNNNNNNNNNNNNNNNNNNNNNNNNNNNNNNNNNNNNNNNNNNNNNNNNNNNNNNNNNNNNNNNNNNNNTTAAATCCGAAATGTTGTCAGAACTggattcacaatatttaaaaaatttcgactGCTTCTTCTTATTGTAGTACTTCACATATATCTTTCCTCGTCGTTCCGTTCTATAATATTCCAATTTTTCCGAttgaaagttttgtaaaatttgtctTTCTATTTCGTAACTAGTTTGAAGTGACATTTGTAAATTCTTTGACTCGAAATGttcaacaataatatttattaagcaTGAACGTTGCTCTTCTGTGATTAGATgtattttttcgtaatattctAAAATGTTGCACCCATTTGTGTGTTGTTTTAAAATGTccaaaactattattttagaattttgaaacTCGAATTCGCTGCAAGAAGACTGAGACAGTGAAAAAGGTGATGAAACGGTTTTGGATTCCTGAGAGTCACTCAAGGTTTGTTGATTTATTATGGGGATGTTATTCTCCGCCCTCCacttttgtaaattgtatttaaaaatgatCTTGTCGCCAATTTTCATTTGCTGAGTAATTTCAAATAAGTCATTAACAGACATAATGGAAAGGGCATGGTTTGTGATGTTTTGttctgaaaaatatatattttaatagtgtgtttaaatttttacataattattaataatgtttACCTTGAAAAAAGTTTATGAGGTGATTTAGGCCCCAAGAAGTTAGTAGATTTTGTAACGTGTTTTTTTGAGTTTCTtcatctaaaaaaatttaaaagtattcttTAGTGCGTATCATGGgcataaatgcaatttttttattgatttgtgCATATTCCAGCTTACCTTTCTTATGAGTCATTGATCCACTTGAATCGACAACCACTTCCTCAATCGATTGAAACAAATCCTCCTCCATAAGTTTGGTTTTCAGCAAATGCTCCGTTTTTATAGTAACAAAGAACTTCTGAATATCTTCTGTAAATTTAGtaacttgtaaataaatttcattgctGAGAGTTTGTCCAAAATTACAAAACATAGATAAAAGGGGCTGGATTATTAACTTAAACATGTTTTCATTTATCTTTTCTGCATCTTTTCTTGAAAATTGGAAGTTTGAATATAAATTACtctgaaatattaaacaatttttaagtaaTGTATTAAAGCATACATattcttttgaattttgatTTTCCTCATGCCCTTTTGCTCTACTATATtctgttttataattttcacaattatttacaaaagtttGCTCATTATTTACAacactttttatatttgtacaaGTAGAATTATTTTGACTTGAATGTTTTGTTCTGACATGTTTTCTGAAAGACGACGAATTCTTATAAATGCTTCCGCAGCATTTATAATCAAcattatatttcagaaaatgaTAGCGTTTTAAATGATTAAAGTAGCTTTCATTATCATTAAAAAcgtttttgcacaaaaaacacttcattattattaattaccAAATTAGATTTTGATCactatttaactttttataaacaccaaatatattttttactcagCACCTCTTCACTTTTTGactgtttaaaataaactaaaaataaactctCAAAAACAGGTGGTGATGcaatttatgttgttgttgtaatttttttatacatgtcGCGTTATGTTCcaactatattttattttttgcacttCTTACGTGTTGTTGTACCAACCCTCAAACACAGCATCAACTAATTTGATgctgtgtgttgttgttgtacaaattatttttttcactccTGTTTGTAAGAAATAAAGTGGCATAGAAACTCACAAAAATCAGAAGTTGATATATtgtattatgttgttgttgtaccaaCTTAAAACACAACTGATTTTTTGTCTCCATCAGCATCAACATTCTCTTGTGTCCcgttatttattttagaaactttCAATATAATGCAACTTTACGTTTCACATTGGGGCAGACCTATATGGATCATGGCGATAAATAAACGGCTGAGGTTTAGTATGAATTATTGGTATCACTGAAAAGgtaattttgtatagattttcaatatgtaagaaaaaaatagtattacctgccaaaaaatcctaaaattacaaaaacattttttacagaagtaaataattatatattttttatataatagtaaatatttatatttttaggcgaaaaaagtaaaattagtattgttaatataatgtaaatataaaaattaattaaaaacttttggaTGTAAATTGTAGTTTATTATTTAGGAGGAATTTTCATCAGAGCTATTATCCTCATTTGCTGAATCACATGAATCACATTCAAAATCAGATGTTATTTCATTCGGTATTGCTAAAAACTCTTTTACTTCTTGGGGtagttcttgtttatttttctttggtatttttcgtgtttttgttattattggaTCCGagttaacaattaaaaagttgaaaatatctTCTAAGTTTTCTTTTCGGCCACATCTTCTCGCATTATTTTCTCTgacttttttgaaagttttattacAAGCTTCTTGAGCCTCTTCTGATAAAATGCCAACAGGTAACTTGGAGTCACAAACTATATCTGGGCCGTGTATGAGAATTTTGTGGAGAGTTGGCGACATGTTGTACCAAGGATATTTAGATACATATAACTTGGCAGTCTCTATGCAAAACTtccgaaaattatttttttcaatagtaTACTTAGATGATAATACAACTAAGatcgtataaatattttttattaaatttttatctatACCTGTTATTTCAGATGTTAAAGTATAATGTTTAAAGAACCGACGAGCGGTATTGCCGTCATTATAATTACCCATTCCAGGCTTTGGCCGATCTATTATTAAACCTAACTGGGtcttaaatttttcttgtattattttcttattgttttttacaatttccttCTCATTATTTTCCCGCGTTTGCCACTTCCTTATGGGAATTTTATAGGAAATGTGTAGTAGGCATTCAAAGGATTTAATCCCTGAATGAAGAATATAAAtgccattttttaaattttgtacaggAAGTTTTGTAACATTCTCCAAATTATTAAATGTACTAGATTTTGCTTTGCATATATAGCATGACATAGTTGATTTGTTACCTGTGATGTTGTTGCAAACTTTACCATCTATCATTGTTAACAATAGCGAAtggtttatataaaaagtatgttTGTCTAAAATAACTACAGatatttctaaattttgaatttcattttcaatttcatttttttttctttataacaacTTCTGCGGTTTCTTTTACGTATTCTATACTTAATGGTCGGCAATACCTAGTAGACGAAGTACAGGGGTTTTCCCAAATTATTTCTTCGCCAAAACACAATCTTAGAGGAACTAAAGCTGCCAATAAAACATGGGAGTccgaattttctttattttgaaaagCTTGTTTGTATTGATTGTGTCCGGTTGTTCCATCTAACCCCCACTTGCTGTAAAGAGTTAGTTCGGTACATTTACTATCAAAAGTCAATGTTTTAAGCAACCTTTCAGATGTAATATCCAGTAATGCCTGTAGCTTTACTGATGCATACGATTCGGTTACAGTTATATTTTTAGGATAACACTTTTTTTTGCATTCTTGGACCAATTTATATGACGGAAAGTATTGCTTGGCCTTTGATCTTATTAACTGATAACTTTCTCGCGAGAGCTTTGCATCAATAAGAACTCCTAATGCTTCTTCAGGTGGcattatttgattttgtttattttcatcatCACCTGGGGAACTGCTTTGATTCAAGTTTTGTACAATTTCTGCTTCTtttatgtttcctttttttcttagaCTCATTTGAGTTGCAAATATAAGTTCAGATGTGGTAGTGCTATCcagtaaaaatttagttttttcccGCTTACTACGGTCGGAGCATTGATCAAAATCTAAAGTAGGACGTCCCCtatttgttttttgagttttctgaaatgtaattaaacatttaagccatacttgatttttttttaagaaaacactcTCTGTTCTTTTAGCTTCATACCATTTGTTTATGTaagtatgtttaaatttataaaactccTTAGACTTTTCAAtatctactttatagtctttCATCAGGTCATTCCTctaatcatttatttttaatgttatatttttcacttccttagtttttaatatattatggaGTTCCAAGTAGGAAAATGTTAGATCGGAGGTcatagttgttttttattttaatgttttggtTATACACTGATggtattgtaattttttataatgttttcttCGTATTCCAAGGGgatatagaaagcttttttctttTCGGATCTTGATAACTTATCACATGTTATACTTACAACTTGTTCTTCTAATAATAAAAGCTGCATCCaacaattaaaacataatttctaaaaaaaatctaccttGAAATACGAATATAATacctacaaaatattttttattatttacctttaacgaattgtatatttttgttgagCACTATTGgtgaattatttcaattaatttttaaacatttaaagaaaatatatcagTAAACTGCGTGGtatctttgtttaattttaaaattgaatgcaAAAATCCAAAAACTAAGTGATTTTGCttgatatttcaatattttttatttgcaaatttggCAACTCTggcgaaaagaaaatttttaatctttattCTGAATAACTGcaaaggtttttatttataaagaacttTCTTACATGATATAATACCtccatttgtttattttatataaactattaaactttatataattaaaattttagtatggAATGACATCTTTTTTGGTCCGCCTGTGTCCCAATAGGCAACTTTTGGCaacctttaaaaccataatctatttcaaaacatttcaccgagtattttgtataaaaaaatttatggagAATTCGGGAGAATTTCATACTTTTCTTACttctaaacttttaaataataataaaaaatccaaaaatatatacattttctttaaattatgaaCCTGGCCAAGTATTCTTCTGAATTAATTCCAAAATGTTATCTGTTTATTCACGACATATTGTTGTATTGGAATAagagcaaattttattttttttttctggttttaatacataaatttgCATTAATTTCAGGTGTatgaaaaaagtatattaataaaaaatatttcatgacaatttttttcttaactttgaAAAAACATAGCGGTTCATTAAAATCCGACTGAAAAAATCAGATTACGGTTTCATATAGAGAAAACTGTCAGCTTTCCgccaatataattttttcgccgaaaaaatcaattttcatttTCGAATTATCGCCAACCGTCTCCATATGTCTGCCCCAATGTGCGTTGTATTGATAACCAAATTGTTGTATTtactattattatattaaatacttactattttttaatgacACATTACGataaattaatgataaaatCATTGTATTTACTATAAATTGTCATTAAAGATACATTTGTCCGTTATAATTTCttagcaaataaatataatgacaCATTACGTTATATGAATGACAAGTTACATTAATTTAATCACATGGTTTCATTATCATTACGTGATTgttaaaaaacttgtttaaaatgttaacgTAAAATGACATGATTTGTGGCGTTTTTCGTCTCATTAATGACAATTTatcatatttgcaaaataacaaaaactaagcCACTTTAACGCTAAAAACTACATTAATTCGGTtcctttatatataattttattttatatgtatatatatatatatatatatatatatatatatatatatatatatatatatatatatatatatatatatatatatatatatatatatatatatatatatatatatatatataatatatattatatatatatatatatatatatttgtttattttttgatatttcatcAAACTAAAattcgaaaacaaaaaatacattattgctacgtaaatatttcattaaatattgaaGGGGTGCTGTATTTCTTACAAATATTactatatttacataaaaacaattagGATCTGCCAATTAAACCTTTTTTAGACCAAACAATTAATTTAGGAAATATTCGTTattcaatttatatattaaatctcACGTTAAAGTTTAACGTAATATTAACGTAAAAAGTTTTGTAGCATTAATGACACTAcgaaataccaaaaaataataattttgtttgaattgtaATATTAACGTAACTGTTGTAAATACAACGTAAAATTTCGTAGCATTAACGAAACTTTTCATTGCATTAACGTAAACAGGTTAACGTAAGAGTTTCATTGGGGTTACGAAGcgtttttctttcagtgtatgtatttaatttcgatacttaaacataattatgaacttaagccctatttggcgggttcagttgtatgcggcctaagtgaaataatgaaccgatgataactattttcaataggcttcgtctacggtacatTAAAATATCAtgagccaaatttcattgaattatctccaaagttTCGACCTGcactttgattacaaggtttacaagccctattcggcgggttcagttgtatgggggctaggtgaaataatggaccgatgtaaaccattttcaacaggcttcgtttACGGTATCATAgacgatcatgtgccaaatttcattgaattatctccaaaattgcgatctatagtttgattacaagttttacaagccctattggggggttcagttgtaaaAGTTTAGATGAAGACcagggtaggtaaaaatatcgctcgcgatcgctattttatttatatcgctcgttttaaaattcaaagtcgcgagtttaattttttaacacgaGAGCACAATTTTACTTagagttttatgtgttttgtattcgcttcgtaagcgatatttacatgtttttgttttttcaactcgcTTACGAGGGAGTGGAAAACGAGTTGAATTCGAGTTAAATTCGagccgaaaatcagcaaaatgtgtgtgcaagaaacaggttctgttgtggtagtaaaaaagaacccctacaaacattttctattgcagaagttacccgtgtgaaacttccaaacgtgctaaaagctcacCAGCGAGTATTCTCACCAGcgagtatttaattaatattgaatatacatacttttgtatttgttgaaattacctgttatactttaggaagcaaaaAAATTCCCTTATGATCAATACATTTTCCACCAAAGTGTAAACGGTCAGAtctatttttacattttctgcaaataatcgacattttaaatggaaccgcgtgatgaaataagacatttataacttaccagatcccttttttatattttaattttattagaagtattttaataggggattactgctttctaaaaaaattaaataattaaaatttaatatatttatttattgttttgaatcaataaaacgttaccttttatgaaca
Proteins encoded:
- the LOC124420405 gene encoding uncharacterized protein LOC124420405 — its product is MIDGKVCNNITGNKSTMSCYICKAKSSTFNNLENVTKLPVQNLKNGIYILHSGIKSFECLLHISYKIPIRKWQTRENNEKEIVKNNKKIIQEKFKTQLGLIIDRPKPGMGNYNDGNTARRFFKHYTLTSEITGIDKNLIKNIYTILVVLSSKYTIEKNNFRKFCIETAKLYVSKYPWYNMSPTLHKILIHGPDIVCDSKLPVGILSEEAQEACNKTFKKVRENNARRCGRKENLEDIFNFLIVNSDPIITKTRKIPKKNKQELPQEVKEFLAIPNEITSDFECDSCDSANEDNSSDENSS